From Salvelinus namaycush isolate Seneca chromosome 2, SaNama_1.0, whole genome shotgun sequence, one genomic window encodes:
- the LOC120062260 gene encoding aminopeptidase B isoform X2 translates to MEKSLKLHSDLAEDVATSSSFRQFKIKHFHLDLSVDFEKRTLRGTETLQLKCIQDSQNELLLDIHPSLSMQEVSYCRSEDDSDSVKVEFMTRNFTSYGTTLVVKFPAPCKIEEQFRVVVKFLASDGPGISWLEPAQTAEKKEPFLYTSGFPVLNRSLFPGFHTPMTKSPYSVAVKVPDGFTAVMSASKGEHRMADNTFLFTMEQPIPSYLVALAVGDLVSAEVGPRTRVWTEPCLLQAAKQEYDGVIEEFLVVGEKLFGPYVWGRYDVLFMPPSFPFGGMENPCLTFVTPCLLAGDRSLADVIVHEICHSWFGNLVTNANWGDFWLNEGFTMYAQRRVCREIYGEAITSLEAATGRALLRQHMDNTGEDHPLNKLRVKIKPGVDPDDTYNETPYEKGFCFVSYLAHLAGDQSHFDAFLKAYVDKFKFRSVMAEDALEFFLEYFPDLKKKGVDMIKGLEFDSWLNVPGWPPYLPDLSAGKSLMKPAEQLSELWAAEVLDMASIKKTNIQAWKTNQAVYFLEKIIEKSPLPRGNMEKLEEQYPHIVMSNNAELRLRWALMVAKNHHQPGYQHVRSFLSCQGKQKYTLPVYRALWNGSEETRALATEIFSATSHQLHVNVRNYVKKILA, encoded by the exons ATGGAAAAATCTCTCAAACTGCACTCCGATCTAGCAGAGGACGTGGCTACGTCTTCGAGCTTTCGTCAATTCAAGATAAAACACTTCCACTTGGATCTAAGCGTGGACTTTGAGAAGAGAACTTTGAGAGGAACTGAAACGCTACAGCTGAAATGCATCCAAGATTCTCAAAACGAGCTACTGTTGGAcattcatccctccctctcaatgCAAGAGGTGTCCTACTGCCGAAGTGAAGATGATTCGGATTCGGTGAAAGTAGAATTCATGACGCGCAATTTCACCAGTTATGGCACCACACTGGTTGTAAAATTCCCAGCACCATGTAAAATTGAGGAACAGTTTCGAGTGGTGGTCAAGTTTCTTGCTTCGGATGGACCAGGG ATATCATGGCTGGAGCCTGCTCAGACTGCCGAAAAGAAAGAGCCTTTCCTCTACACCTCTGGCTTCCCTGTGCTGAACCGCAGCCTGTTCCCTGGCTTCCACACCCCCATGACTAAGAGCCCCTACTCGGTTGCTGTGAAG GTTCCTGATGGTTTCACAGCAGTCATGAGTGCCAGTAAGGGAGAACACAGGATGGCAGACAACACGTTCCTGTTCACCATGGAACAGCCCATCCCTTCCTACCTGGTGGCCTTGGCTGTAGGAGACTTAGTCTCTGCGGAGGTGGGGCCAAG GACCCGAGTGTGGACAGAGCCATGCCTGCTGCAGGCAGCCAAGCAGGAGTACGACGGAGTCATCGAGGAATTTCTGGTTGTGGGAGAGAAACTATTTGGACCCTACGTCTGGGGAAG GTATGACGTGCTGTTCATGCCACCGTCATTCCCCTTCGGGGGCATGGAGAACCCCTGCCTAACTTTCGTAACCCCATGCCTCCTGGCCGGAGACCGCTCACTGGCTGACGTCATTGTGCACGAGATCTGCCACAGCTGGTTCGGTAATCTGGTAACCAATGCCAACTGGGGTGACTTCTGGCTCAACGAGGGCTTCACCATGTACGCCCAGCGCCGGGTGTGCAGGGAGATCTACG GAGAGGCCATCACTAGTCTGGAGGCAGCGACTGGGAGGGCTTTACTCAGACAGCACATGGACAACACCGGAGAGGACCACCCTCTCAATAAACTGCGTGTGAAGATCAAACCAG GTGTTGACCCTGATGACACTTACAATGAGACGCCATATGAGAAGGGCTTCTGTTTCGTCTCTTACCTGGCCCACCTGGCTGGAGACCAGAGTCACTTCGATGCCTTCCTCAAG GCCTACGTTGACAAGTTCAAGTTCCGCAGTGTTATGGCAGAGGACGCTCTGGAGTTCTTCCTGGAGTATTTCCCTGACCTGAAGAAGAAAGGAGTAGACATGATTAAGG GTCTGGAATTTGATAGCTGGCTCAATGTGCCCGGTTGGCCTCCATACCTCCCTGACCTGTCGGCTGGCAAGAGCCTGATGAAGCCTGCTGAGCAACTGTCAGAGCTGTGGGCTGCTGAGGTCCTGGATATGGCCAGCATCAAGAAGACCAACATCCAGGCCTGGAAGACTAACCAGGCTGTCTACTTCTTGGAAAAGATCATAGAGAAGTCCCCACTGCCTAGAG GTAATATGGAGAAACTGGAGGAGCAGTACCCTCACATCGTGATGTCAAACAACGCTGAGCTACGACTGCGCTGGGCCCTGATGGTCGCCAAGAATCATCACCAGCCAGGATATCAACATGTGCGCAGCTTCCTCAGCTGCCAG GGGAAACAGAAGTACACACTGCCTGTGTACCGTGCACTGTGGAATGGATCAGAGGAGACCAGGGCTTTGGCCACAGAGATCTTCAGTGCCACCTCCCATCAGCTCCATGTCAACGTCCGCAACTACGTCAAGAAGATCCTTGCCTGA
- the LOC120062290 gene encoding NADH-cytochrome b5 reductase 3-like — protein MKYALSTTVAVTAGVVLLSTVGIIVALYLGKKKKPPVTLLDPTQKYQLTLIDKEVINHDTRRFRFRLPSTEHILGLPVGNHVYLSARIDGSLVVRPYTPVSSDDDKGYVDLVVKIYFRNVHLKFPDGGKMSQYLESLQLGDVVDFRGPGGLLEYKGHGQFAVQTDKKSPAEIKVASTVGLIAGGTGITPMLQLVRAIMKDPSESTTCSLLYANQTEKDILLRDELEEVQVRHPDRFKLWFTVDRAPEGWEYSEGFINADMIQEHLPAPSDDTLVLMCGPPPMIQFACNPNLDKLGYRQSQRFAY, from the exons ATGAAGTACGCATTG TCCACGACAGTAGCTGTGACTGCTGGGGTGGTATTGCTGTCCACTGTGGGCATAATTGTAGCCCTCTATCTAGGCAAGAAGAAGAAGCCTCCAGTCACCTTGCTTGACCCTACTCAAAAATACCAGCTAACACTCATCGATAAAGAG GTGATCAACCATGATACTCGCAGGTTTCGCTTTCGACTTCCCTCAACAGAACATATCCTGGGACTCCCTGTAG GGAATCATGTATACCTCTCTGCCCGTATTGACGGCAGCCTGGTAGTCAGACCATACACACCTGTGTCCAGTGACGACGACAAAGGATATGTTGATCTGGTTGTGAAG ATCTACTTCAGGAATGTGCACCTCAAGTTTCCTGACGGGGGGAAGATGTCCCAATACCTGGAGAGTTTGCAGCTGGGAGATGTGGTAGACTTCAGAGGACCAGGAGGCCTGCTGGAGTACAAAGGACATG GGCAGTTTGCAGTTCAGACAGACAAAAAGTCTCCTGCTGAGATAAAAGTTGCCAGTACTGTGGGTCTGATAGCTGGAGGAACAG GCATCACCCCTATGCTACAGCTGGTGCGCGCAATCATGAAGGACCCCAGTGAAAGCACCACCTGCAGCCTGCTGTATGCCAACCAG ACTGAGAAGGACATCCTGCTGAGGGATGAGCTGGAGGAGGTCCAAGTCAGACACCCAGACCGCTTCAAGCTGTGGTTTACAGTGGACAGGGCACCCGAGG GCTGGGAGTACAGTGAGGGCTTCATCAACGCAGACATGATCCAGGAGCACCTGCCTGCCCCCAGTGACGACACCTTGGTGCTCATGTGCGGTCCGCCCCCCATGATCCAGTTTGCCTGCAACCCTAACCTGGACAAGTTGGGCTACCGGCAGAGTCAGCGCTTTGCCTACTAG
- the LOC120062260 gene encoding aminopeptidase B isoform X1, with protein MEKSLKLHSDLAEDVATSSSFRQFKIKHFHLDLSVDFEKRTLRGTETLQLKCIQDSQNELLLDIHPSLSMQEVSYCRSEDDSDSVKVEFMTRNFTSYGTTLVVKFPAPCKIEEQFRVVVKFLASDGPGVCWLDPEQTAGKAKPYVFTQGQAVLNRSFFPCFDTPAVKSTYSAAVKVPDGFTAVMSASKGEHRMADNTFLFTMEQPIPSYLVALAVGDLVSAEVGPRTRVWTEPCLLQAAKQEYDGVIEEFLVVGEKLFGPYVWGRYDVLFMPPSFPFGGMENPCLTFVTPCLLAGDRSLADVIVHEICHSWFGNLVTNANWGDFWLNEGFTMYAQRRVCREIYGEAITSLEAATGRALLRQHMDNTGEDHPLNKLRVKIKPGVDPDDTYNETPYEKGFCFVSYLAHLAGDQSHFDAFLKAYVDKFKFRSVMAEDALEFFLEYFPDLKKKGVDMIKGLEFDSWLNVPGWPPYLPDLSAGKSLMKPAEQLSELWAAEVLDMASIKKTNIQAWKTNQAVYFLEKIIEKSPLPRGNMEKLEEQYPHIVMSNNAELRLRWALMVAKNHHQPGYQHVRSFLSCQGKQKYTLPVYRALWNGSEETRALATEIFSATSHQLHVNVRNYVKKILA; from the exons ATGGAAAAATCTCTCAAACTGCACTCCGATCTAGCAGAGGACGTGGCTACGTCTTCGAGCTTTCGTCAATTCAAGATAAAACACTTCCACTTGGATCTAAGCGTGGACTTTGAGAAGAGAACTTTGAGAGGAACTGAAACGCTACAGCTGAAATGCATCCAAGATTCTCAAAACGAGCTACTGTTGGAcattcatccctccctctcaatgCAAGAGGTGTCCTACTGCCGAAGTGAAGATGATTCGGATTCGGTGAAAGTAGAATTCATGACGCGCAATTTCACCAGTTATGGCACCACACTGGTTGTAAAATTCCCAGCACCATGTAAAATTGAGGAACAGTTTCGAGTGGTGGTCAAGTTTCTTGCTTCGGATGGACCAGGG GTGTGCTGGCTGGATCCAGAGCAGACAGCTGGGAAGGCCAAGCCTTACGTCTTCACCCAGGGCCAGGCCGTGCTCAACCGCTCCTTCTTCCCCTGCTTTGACACGCCGGCTGTCAAGAGCACCTACTCGGCCGCCGTGAAG GTTCCTGATGGTTTCACAGCAGTCATGAGTGCCAGTAAGGGAGAACACAGGATGGCAGACAACACGTTCCTGTTCACCATGGAACAGCCCATCCCTTCCTACCTGGTGGCCTTGGCTGTAGGAGACTTAGTCTCTGCGGAGGTGGGGCCAAG GACCCGAGTGTGGACAGAGCCATGCCTGCTGCAGGCAGCCAAGCAGGAGTACGACGGAGTCATCGAGGAATTTCTGGTTGTGGGAGAGAAACTATTTGGACCCTACGTCTGGGGAAG GTATGACGTGCTGTTCATGCCACCGTCATTCCCCTTCGGGGGCATGGAGAACCCCTGCCTAACTTTCGTAACCCCATGCCTCCTGGCCGGAGACCGCTCACTGGCTGACGTCATTGTGCACGAGATCTGCCACAGCTGGTTCGGTAATCTGGTAACCAATGCCAACTGGGGTGACTTCTGGCTCAACGAGGGCTTCACCATGTACGCCCAGCGCCGGGTGTGCAGGGAGATCTACG GAGAGGCCATCACTAGTCTGGAGGCAGCGACTGGGAGGGCTTTACTCAGACAGCACATGGACAACACCGGAGAGGACCACCCTCTCAATAAACTGCGTGTGAAGATCAAACCAG GTGTTGACCCTGATGACACTTACAATGAGACGCCATATGAGAAGGGCTTCTGTTTCGTCTCTTACCTGGCCCACCTGGCTGGAGACCAGAGTCACTTCGATGCCTTCCTCAAG GCCTACGTTGACAAGTTCAAGTTCCGCAGTGTTATGGCAGAGGACGCTCTGGAGTTCTTCCTGGAGTATTTCCCTGACCTGAAGAAGAAAGGAGTAGACATGATTAAGG GTCTGGAATTTGATAGCTGGCTCAATGTGCCCGGTTGGCCTCCATACCTCCCTGACCTGTCGGCTGGCAAGAGCCTGATGAAGCCTGCTGAGCAACTGTCAGAGCTGTGGGCTGCTGAGGTCCTGGATATGGCCAGCATCAAGAAGACCAACATCCAGGCCTGGAAGACTAACCAGGCTGTCTACTTCTTGGAAAAGATCATAGAGAAGTCCCCACTGCCTAGAG GTAATATGGAGAAACTGGAGGAGCAGTACCCTCACATCGTGATGTCAAACAACGCTGAGCTACGACTGCGCTGGGCCCTGATGGTCGCCAAGAATCATCACCAGCCAGGATATCAACATGTGCGCAGCTTCCTCAGCTGCCAG GGGAAACAGAAGTACACACTGCCTGTGTACCGTGCACTGTGGAATGGATCAGAGGAGACCAGGGCTTTGGCCACAGAGATCTTCAGTGCCACCTCCCATCAGCTCCATGTCAACGTCCGCAACTACGTCAAGAAGATCCTTGCCTGA